The following proteins are encoded in a genomic region of Danio rerio strain Tuebingen ecotype United States chromosome 16, GRCz12tu, whole genome shotgun sequence:
- the LOC141375026 gene encoding uncharacterized protein isoform X2, producing MLAEIEDRLFICGADKRGKSPLYSINSVVGGRGVKRKAEDDFHSILGEGKPYALRKRIRVAELENTRDTEMSSYQEKTSSGGRGVKRKADDDFHSVLGEGKPYALRKRIKVAELENTRVDADTEASSSGGRGVKRKADDDFHSVLHTVLLTVVYRCPGTGSTMV from the exons atgttagcagagatCGAAGACCGATTGTTCATCTGTGGTGCAGACAAAAGAGGAAAGAGTCCCCTCTACAGCATTAACAGCGTAG taggaggaagaggagtgaagaggaaagcggaggatgattttcacagtattttaggTGAAGGCAAACCATACGCTTTGCGGAAACGCATCAGAGTTGCAGAGCTGGAGAACACAAGAGACACAGAGATGAGCAGCTATCAAGAGAAAACCAGCTCAG gaggaagaggagtgaagcggaaagcggatgatgattttcacagtgttttaggTGAAGGTAAACCTTATGCACTGCGCAAACGCATCAAAGTTGCTGAGCTGGAGAACACAAGAGTGGACGCCGACACAGAGgcgtccagctcag gaggaagaggagtgaagaggaaagcggatgatgattttcacagtgttttacaCACAGTTTTACTCACAgtagtctacaggtgtccagggacaggctctacaatggtttaa